Proteins found in one Brevibacillus brevis genomic segment:
- a CDS encoding flagellar hook assembly protein FlgD, which produces MSDTGTTVKNNPYIQPHMSYKGKKEFSTELDQNAFMKLMLEQLKHQDPMSPMDNSQFIQQTSMLTMVEKITKMTTLMEQSNNSMVTLEKYEKLVGRTASYSLTTKDEMTGETKTEKKEGVLDAVYMDQGKIYFRIAGESTPIPLADVSGLESQGLAGNTLDNSVKYMEMIGREISYKVTKEVDRDGNPDTKNDISKVDEILNGVITGFTTKNGTAQFQLDNGSTVKAEEIVGMTVKPENRTMGNSLAYAQMIGYNITYNQSQTNPDGTTSTTPLTGVVKAVSMKNGVVEFVLQDDKKVALNQITGFEATA; this is translated from the coding sequence ATGTCAGATACCGGAACAACCGTCAAAAATAACCCTTATATACAACCGCATATGAGCTATAAAGGCAAAAAAGAATTCTCCACAGAGCTCGACCAAAATGCCTTTATGAAGCTCATGCTGGAGCAGTTAAAGCATCAAGACCCTATGTCCCCCATGGACAACTCTCAGTTCATCCAACAAACAAGTATGCTGACCATGGTAGAAAAAATCACAAAAATGACCACGCTGATGGAGCAATCGAACAACAGCATGGTCACTTTGGAAAAGTATGAAAAGCTGGTAGGTCGTACTGCCTCGTATTCCCTTACTACAAAAGACGAGATGACGGGAGAAACCAAGACGGAGAAGAAAGAAGGCGTACTTGATGCCGTCTACATGGATCAAGGCAAAATCTACTTCCGTATTGCAGGCGAATCGACGCCGATTCCGCTGGCAGACGTCTCCGGATTGGAATCGCAAGGTCTGGCCGGCAATACGCTCGACAACAGCGTGAAGTACATGGAAATGATCGGTCGTGAGATTTCCTATAAAGTAACAAAGGAAGTCGACCGGGATGGCAATCCAGATACCAAAAACGACATTTCCAAAGTTGATGAAATCTTGAATGGCGTCATCACTGGTTTTACCACCAAAAACGGTACCGCACAATTCCAACTGGATAATGGATCAACCGTAAAAGCTGAAGAAATCGTAGGCATGACGGTGAAACCTGAAAACAGAACAATGGGCAACTCCCTTGCCTACGCGCAAATGATCGGCTACAACATCACGTACAACCAGTCTCAAACGAATCCGGATGGCACCACTAGCACTACTCCTCTTACCGGAGTAGTTAAGGCTGTCAGCATGAAAAACGGAGTCGTCGAATTCGTCCTCCAGGATGATAAGAAAGTTGCTCTCAATCAAATCACAGGATTCGAAGCAACTGCCTAG
- a CDS encoding PDZ domain-containing protein, with translation MEAGKYLLSVEMITTANQMPWFFFLLVEVRQLAIQADMLTIAYGFAAFFINPVFYLFLVFIYLHYRRQMNLERQLFSARIQSPLLSTIRAVGMGLVGGLLISLLSAGLGVVVQAQDLWILWGLALILALIRLRFLCFAYAAGVLAILHAITLVIPPVTDVPGLSYVWELIHQAKPLPLLALVAVMHLIEAMLVRWNGGRDASPLFVEGQRGRIVGAYLLHSFWLTPVVLFVQMEPSAISGALYPGWPFFSPEVASFGLMLLPTVTGFSDMTQTMTPYRKATQVAKNLTLYAIILLGLCALVVWFYPLILLAAIFALFGHEALFFWSQYQERKRSPYFIQSSRGVKVMGVIPGTRAEEIGITPGEIIVKVNGIAVREKEDLYPALQANPAFCKMEVLTREGELKFVQCAVYAGNHHQLGIIVVPDANTRAFVDLKRSSVVELIKQKLEKLNVGA, from the coding sequence ATGGAAGCAGGTAAATACCTTCTATCCGTAGAAATGATAACCACGGCAAATCAAATGCCGTGGTTTTTCTTTCTTTTAGTTGAGGTGAGGCAATTGGCGATACAGGCAGATATGCTTACCATTGCATATGGCTTTGCCGCATTTTTTATCAATCCTGTCTTCTATCTCTTTCTGGTGTTTATTTATTTGCATTATCGCAGACAGATGAACCTGGAAAGACAGCTTTTTTCTGCACGCATTCAGTCCCCTTTGCTCTCGACGATACGGGCTGTAGGGATGGGCTTGGTGGGAGGCTTGCTGATTTCTCTTCTTAGTGCAGGACTCGGCGTGGTCGTGCAAGCACAGGATTTGTGGATACTATGGGGATTGGCGCTCATCTTGGCGCTGATTCGTTTACGGTTTCTCTGTTTTGCATATGCTGCAGGGGTATTGGCGATTTTACACGCGATCACACTGGTCATTCCACCGGTTACGGATGTTCCTGGATTGAGCTATGTCTGGGAATTGATTCATCAAGCGAAACCTTTGCCGTTGCTTGCGTTAGTTGCGGTTATGCATCTGATTGAAGCGATGCTCGTACGCTGGAATGGCGGGCGGGATGCTTCTCCGCTGTTTGTAGAAGGGCAACGTGGTCGGATCGTGGGTGCCTATTTGCTTCATTCTTTTTGGCTGACGCCAGTCGTGCTGTTCGTACAGATGGAGCCAAGTGCTATCAGTGGCGCGTTGTATCCAGGGTGGCCGTTCTTTTCACCGGAAGTCGCTTCTTTCGGATTGATGCTTTTGCCAACAGTGACCGGATTCTCTGACATGACGCAAACGATGACTCCGTATAGAAAAGCAACGCAGGTTGCGAAAAATTTGACGCTGTATGCGATTATTTTGTTGGGGTTGTGTGCTCTGGTAGTATGGTTTTATCCGTTGATCTTGCTGGCTGCGATCTTTGCACTATTCGGTCATGAGGCGCTGTTTTTCTGGAGTCAGTATCAAGAAAGAAAGCGTTCGCCTTATTTCATCCAGTCTTCGCGTGGTGTAAAAGTGATGGGTGTCATTCCGGGTACGAGAGCAGAGGAGATCGGTATCACGCCTGGTGAGATTATCGTGAAAGTAAATGGCATTGCGGTGCGGGAAAAAGAAGATCTGTATCCAGCGCTACAAGCCAATCCTGCCTTTTGCAAAATGGAAGTACTCACGCGTGAAGGTGAGCTGAAGTTCGTACAGTGTGCGGTCTATGCGGGCAATCATCACCAACTGGGGATCATTGTGGTTCCGGATGCAAATACCCGTGCATTTGTTGATTTGAAACGCTCCAGTGTAGTCGAGCTGATCAAGCAAAAGCTGGAGAAACTGAATGTTGGAGCTTAA
- a CDS encoding S41 family peptidase, with protein MRWKGRTVIALVLISMVASSFITMAIMKTSASASSSQGGALTASSMALFSGSGDYPKEFQKLYEAFSAIKKDYIQNVTNEQLVEGAIGGMVGSLEDPYSDYMDPRSAEEFTSTLHSTFQGIGTEVTMQNGRVTVVSPFKNSPAERAGLRPNDQILSVNDESLEGLDLHQAVTKIRGPKGTKAVLKVVRAGVPEPLTIVCVRDDIPIETVNSQIIEKNGVKVGMINITQFSTDTAKHFKEQLAALEQKGIGGLVIDVRGNPGGYLLAVKEIGEILVPKKGKIVQIEYGNGGQQKEEYFSTTEAGKPYPISVLINGGSASASEILAGALRDSGNYKLVGEKTFGKGTVQSTMEMNDKSQLKLTIAKWVTPSGEWVHKKGIKPDFEVKQPDYFNATLLPADKVLQRDMAGTDVKNLQLILKGLNLSPGREDGYFDEKTEEAIKQFQTSNKLEVTGKVDAKTRSSLEESLRKTMTKPENDLQLQKALDVVTGK; from the coding sequence GTGAGATGGAAAGGACGTACCGTAATCGCGCTTGTACTCATCTCGATGGTAGCCAGTAGTTTTATTACGATGGCGATCATGAAGACATCGGCTAGCGCCAGTTCGAGTCAAGGTGGTGCTTTAACAGCATCCAGCATGGCGCTGTTTTCTGGGAGCGGAGATTATCCGAAAGAGTTCCAGAAGCTGTACGAGGCGTTTTCAGCAATCAAGAAAGATTACATCCAAAATGTCACCAACGAGCAGTTAGTAGAGGGTGCAATTGGCGGAATGGTCGGGTCGCTAGAAGATCCGTACAGTGATTATATGGACCCTCGTTCTGCTGAGGAGTTCACATCTACCCTACACTCGACTTTCCAAGGGATCGGGACAGAGGTAACGATGCAAAATGGTCGGGTAACGGTTGTTTCGCCATTCAAAAACTCTCCAGCGGAGCGTGCAGGGCTGCGGCCAAACGACCAAATTTTGAGCGTAAATGATGAATCCCTTGAAGGATTGGACCTGCATCAGGCAGTGACGAAGATTCGTGGTCCAAAAGGAACGAAGGCGGTTCTCAAAGTAGTGAGAGCCGGGGTGCCAGAGCCTCTTACCATCGTGTGTGTGCGTGACGATATCCCGATTGAGACGGTAAACAGTCAGATTATCGAGAAGAACGGTGTTAAAGTAGGGATGATCAACATTACCCAATTCTCTACAGACACAGCTAAGCACTTCAAAGAACAGCTGGCTGCTCTCGAGCAGAAGGGGATTGGCGGTCTGGTAATTGACGTTCGAGGCAATCCGGGCGGATATTTGTTAGCTGTGAAAGAAATCGGAGAAATCCTCGTGCCGAAAAAAGGCAAGATCGTGCAGATCGAGTATGGAAATGGCGGACAGCAAAAAGAGGAGTATTTCTCGACTACAGAAGCTGGCAAGCCTTATCCAATCTCGGTACTGATTAATGGCGGAAGCGCCAGTGCATCGGAGATTCTGGCGGGTGCTCTGCGGGATAGCGGAAACTACAAGCTGGTTGGTGAGAAGACCTTTGGTAAAGGAACCGTTCAGAGCACTATGGAAATGAACGACAAGAGCCAATTGAAGCTGACGATTGCCAAGTGGGTCACACCGAGTGGTGAATGGGTCCATAAAAAAGGCATTAAGCCAGACTTTGAAGTCAAGCAACCAGACTATTTCAATGCAACTCTGTTGCCAGCAGATAAAGTATTGCAGCGCGACATGGCTGGTACTGATGTGAAAAACCTGCAGCTCATCCTGAAGGGCTTGAATCTGTCTCCAGGACGAGAAGATGGCTATTTTGATGAAAAGACAGAGGAAGCAATCAAGCAGTTCCAAACCTCCAACAAACTTGAGGTAACTGGCAAAGTAGATGCGAAGACACGCTCTTCGCTGGAAGAAAGTCTCCGTAAAACGATGACGAAGCCAGAGAATGACCTGCAATTGCAAAAAGCTCTGGATGTAGTCACGGGCAAGTAA
- a CDS encoding murein hydrolase activator EnvC family protein translates to MRKRILLALVITGLVVGTVLPTNVSLAAPSKASLDKINRELKEIQKKKKSQQQQMKKTEEQINVVQKEKKGLETQLMQIDLRRNDTQKKLDKLEQQMDETKEKAANAQDKLDEAKDRVAKRDALLRTRVTSMYERGTVSYLDVLLGSSDFGDFLTRMQALQLILEQDTRILEDNIRDKETIETKKKEIDHQLTVYAGMFDEAEELKVELDKQYKQSMVVKAELEKKESALEVDLEQYGQELLTITKQESAKYAERVRALSASSTGYKGGKFGLPIASGQFRFTSGFGMRSDPFTGRSAGHNGVDMAARKGTPILAAADGIVLFAGYNGGFGNTVMIKHNAEYTTLYGHIREGGIKVSVGQSVSRGQKIAEVGSTGRSTGNHVHFTVYKNDVAVNPMPYLK, encoded by the coding sequence ATGAGAAAGAGAATCCTGCTAGCACTCGTAATCACTGGGCTTGTAGTCGGTACTGTGCTCCCGACAAATGTGAGCTTGGCAGCGCCTAGTAAGGCCTCTTTGGACAAGATTAATCGAGAGCTAAAAGAGATCCAAAAGAAGAAGAAAAGCCAGCAGCAGCAGATGAAGAAGACAGAAGAACAGATCAATGTCGTGCAAAAAGAGAAAAAGGGCTTGGAAACGCAATTGATGCAAATCGATTTGCGTCGCAACGATACACAGAAAAAGCTGGACAAGCTTGAGCAGCAAATGGATGAAACCAAGGAAAAAGCAGCAAACGCGCAGGATAAACTGGATGAGGCAAAAGATCGCGTAGCGAAAAGGGATGCCTTGCTCAGAACACGTGTGACTTCCATGTATGAACGCGGTACGGTCTCCTATTTGGATGTCCTTCTCGGTTCCTCTGACTTTGGGGACTTTTTGACGCGTATGCAGGCCTTGCAGCTTATTTTAGAGCAGGACACGCGTATTTTAGAGGATAACATTCGCGATAAGGAAACCATCGAGACTAAAAAGAAAGAAATTGATCATCAACTGACTGTGTACGCCGGGATGTTCGATGAGGCTGAGGAGCTCAAAGTCGAATTGGACAAGCAGTACAAGCAAAGTATGGTGGTCAAGGCTGAACTGGAAAAGAAAGAATCTGCTCTTGAAGTGGATTTGGAGCAGTATGGACAGGAGCTTTTGACTATCACCAAACAAGAGTCAGCCAAATACGCGGAGCGAGTACGTGCGCTGAGCGCATCCAGTACAGGCTACAAGGGTGGAAAGTTTGGTTTGCCTATCGCAAGTGGGCAATTCCGCTTCACTTCAGGCTTCGGAATGCGGTCAGACCCGTTTACAGGCCGCTCGGCTGGGCATAATGGTGTAGATATGGCAGCACGGAAGGGAACGCCAATTTTGGCTGCGGCTGACGGAATCGTTCTCTTTGCAGGATATAACGGCGGCTTCGGGAATACAGTAATGATCAAGCATAACGCGGAATATACCACTCTGTACGGTCATATTCGCGAGGGAGGTATCAAGGTTTCTGTTGGGCAATCCGTATCGAGAGGTCAAAAGATCGCAGAGGTAGGATCAACAGGTCGCTCAACCGGAAATCACGTACACTTTACCGTCTATAAAAACGACGTAGCAGTTAATCCAATGCCGTACTTGAAGTAG
- the ftsX gene encoding permease-like cell division protein FtsX encodes MKIRTLGRHVREGVKNLGRNGWMSFASISAVTITLFILGVFLILAMNVNYFAQSVEKQVEIRVFMDLLATKENITQVENNIKKLPQVESVSFVPKDEGLKQFKESLGEKAYLFEGLEESNPLPDAFTVKTKQPQDTAAVAAQIKNIQYVKSLTYGEGTVEKLFSLTGAVRNVGIAFIIGLGFTAMFLIANTIKLTIVARRREIEIMKLVGATNWFIRWPFFVEGLMMGVAGALIPTIMLMVGYYYLLDAIHSSFEASQLFKLLPLFPLVYQVALALLAIGAFIGIWGSLVSVRRFLRV; translated from the coding sequence ATGAAGATTAGGACGCTGGGGCGCCATGTCCGTGAAGGGGTCAAAAACCTCGGGCGGAACGGCTGGATGTCGTTCGCTTCAATTAGTGCCGTGACCATTACCCTCTTTATCTTGGGCGTTTTCCTCATTCTGGCGATGAACGTCAATTACTTTGCGCAGTCCGTGGAAAAGCAAGTAGAAATTCGGGTCTTCATGGACTTGCTGGCGACAAAAGAAAACATCACACAGGTTGAGAACAACATCAAGAAACTTCCGCAAGTAGAGTCTGTTTCATTTGTTCCGAAAGACGAAGGGCTGAAGCAATTTAAAGAGAGCCTTGGTGAAAAAGCGTATTTGTTCGAAGGATTGGAGGAAAGCAACCCTCTTCCGGATGCGTTTACCGTAAAAACGAAGCAACCGCAAGACACTGCTGCTGTTGCCGCTCAAATTAAAAATATCCAGTATGTCAAAAGCCTAACCTATGGGGAAGGCACTGTGGAAAAGCTGTTTTCCTTGACAGGAGCAGTCCGTAATGTCGGGATTGCCTTTATTATTGGACTTGGTTTTACAGCGATGTTCTTGATTGCCAACACGATTAAGCTGACAATTGTGGCACGTCGCAGAGAGATTGAAATCATGAAGCTCGTTGGTGCCACGAACTGGTTTATCCGTTGGCCATTCTTTGTGGAAGGGCTCATGATGGGTGTGGCAGGGGCATTGATTCCGACCATTATGCTAATGGTTGGCTATTACTACCTCCTGGATGCCATTCACTCCAGTTTTGAAGCTTCCCAACTGTTTAAACTGTTGCCGCTATTCCCGCTCGTGTATCAAGTGGCGTTGGCTTTGCTGGCGATTGGTGCATTCATCGGGATTTGGGGAAGCTTGGTGTCCGTACGTCGCTTCTTGCGAGTTTAA
- the ftsE gene encoding cell division ATP-binding protein FtsE, producing MIEMFDVWKTYPNGTNALKGINIRIEKGEFVYVVGPSGAGKSTFIKLMYREEKPTKGQIFLGGFNVSRIKERQIPLVRRSIGVVFQDFKLLPTLTVFENVAFAMEVIESNPKQIKPRVMDVLGLVKLKHKAKMLPNELSGGEQQRVALARALVNSPGIIIADEPTGNLDPETSWEIMKLFEEINQRGTTVVMATHNREIVNTMRKRVVAIEAGQIARDEQRGEYGYED from the coding sequence TTGATCGAAATGTTCGATGTATGGAAAACATACCCGAATGGAACGAATGCTTTGAAAGGTATCAACATTCGGATTGAGAAAGGTGAATTTGTGTACGTAGTAGGCCCCAGTGGTGCGGGTAAATCTACGTTTATCAAATTGATGTACCGTGAAGAGAAGCCGACGAAAGGACAAATCTTTTTGGGTGGCTTCAATGTCAGCAGAATCAAAGAGCGCCAAATTCCATTAGTCCGTCGCAGTATCGGTGTCGTGTTTCAAGACTTCAAGCTGCTGCCGACGTTAACCGTTTTCGAAAACGTCGCATTTGCGATGGAAGTAATCGAGAGCAATCCGAAACAAATCAAGCCGCGCGTGATGGATGTTTTGGGTCTCGTAAAGCTCAAGCATAAAGCCAAAATGCTGCCAAACGAGCTGTCCGGTGGTGAGCAGCAACGTGTTGCCTTGGCGCGCGCATTGGTGAATAGTCCGGGAATTATAATCGCGGACGAACCGACGGGGAACCTGGACCCAGAGACCTCTTGGGAAATCATGAAGCTGTTTGAAGAAATTAATCAACGTGGAACGACAGTCGTTATGGCTACCCACAATAGGGAAATTGTAAACACCATGAGAAAACGGGTGGTTGCGATCGAAGCAGGCCAAATTGCCCGTGATGAGCAGAGAGGGGAATATGGTTATGAAGATTAG
- a CDS encoding iron-containing alcohol dehydrogenase yields MENFVYHNPTQLIFGRGQLAQLEEKARQLGPTVLLVYGGGSIKRTGLYDKVISLLQSAGCRVHDLPGVEPNPRLSTVNKGIELCRQEGVNWILAVGGGSVIDAAKAVAIGVPYEGDVWDFYTRKAVAQEALPLGTVLTLAATGSEMNRGSVVTNWETQEKHGAGTTFPAFSILDPEHTFSVPRDQTIYGISDILSHVFEQYFTHTTEIPLQTRFAESIMKTVIENAERVLANPEDYDARANIMYCGTMALNGTLPVGVTTDWATHSIEHAVSAVYDIPHGGGLAIIFSKWMRYVYRENVARFVRFATEVWNVDPSDKTDDEIALEGIAATEAFFERIGAPTRLADYGITDEHLQLMAEKATPFGPIGQFKTLTSDDVAQILRLSL; encoded by the coding sequence GTGGAAAATTTTGTTTACCATAACCCGACACAGCTGATTTTTGGACGGGGTCAATTGGCCCAGCTCGAGGAAAAAGCAAGACAGCTAGGTCCCACTGTTCTTTTGGTATATGGTGGTGGCAGTATAAAGCGAACTGGTCTCTACGACAAAGTTATTTCTCTCCTGCAGTCTGCGGGCTGCCGCGTGCATGATTTGCCGGGGGTGGAGCCAAATCCACGTCTGAGTACCGTGAACAAAGGAATTGAATTATGCCGTCAAGAGGGCGTCAATTGGATACTTGCTGTAGGTGGTGGCAGTGTAATCGACGCGGCCAAAGCAGTCGCGATTGGTGTGCCTTACGAGGGAGATGTATGGGATTTTTATACGCGTAAAGCGGTCGCACAAGAGGCTTTGCCCCTCGGTACCGTACTGACACTTGCTGCTACTGGTTCTGAAATGAACCGGGGAAGTGTCGTCACCAATTGGGAGACACAAGAAAAGCATGGGGCTGGCACGACGTTTCCTGCGTTTTCGATTTTAGATCCAGAGCATACGTTCAGCGTGCCTCGAGACCAAACGATCTACGGAATCAGCGACATTTTGTCCCATGTATTCGAGCAGTACTTCACGCATACAACCGAAATTCCATTGCAAACACGTTTTGCCGAGTCGATCATGAAAACCGTCATCGAAAATGCAGAACGCGTCCTCGCCAATCCGGAAGACTACGATGCGCGGGCCAACATTATGTACTGCGGAACAATGGCATTGAACGGCACTCTCCCGGTTGGTGTCACAACAGATTGGGCAACCCACTCTATTGAGCATGCTGTGAGTGCTGTTTACGACATCCCGCATGGTGGCGGTCTGGCGATCATCTTCTCGAAATGGATGCGCTATGTGTACCGTGAAAACGTCGCTCGCTTTGTGCGGTTCGCGACAGAAGTATGGAATGTCGATCCTTCCGACAAGACAGACGATGAGATCGCTTTGGAAGGGATTGCCGCTACAGAAGCTTTCTTTGAGCGCATCGGTGCCCCTACTCGCTTGGCTGATTACGGTATCACCGACGAGCATTTGCAGCTCATGGCCGAAAAAGCTACTCCGTTTGGACCGATTGGTCAGTTTAAAACGTTGACGAGTGATGACGTGGCACAGATTCTTCGATTAAGTTTGTAA
- a CDS encoding GerAB/ArcD/ProY family transporter, protein MQESYKISPRQLLMLVTLVTIGDSVLVLPGMTAALAKQDAWISVLIGLLVGLLNIVLLIAVGKLYRNQSFFTFVDQTVGRVLGTIITLSFISYTLFSAGAHVMEIGDFVGTHLLVSTPRFAIQLLFVIVIMFGVRLGLQTVAESAEIYFVWFFFFFGLLMITLLPQAEMSRIQPVFENGWKPILQGSTAAFAFPFSELVIFMAVLPFVSPIQKRMRAFFLGTLLGGIVLLIIMVMCILVLGADQTARHFYPTYVLIKQLKLGDFIQRLEAIIAVIWFIAVSVKITLYCLFFHLGIRHVFRIDNFKVLILPYIVLLMVMSTIFSPNIVVFGDIIAKYWPFYDFTYSIIVPLVLLCGDLIRKKWLNQN, encoded by the coding sequence ATGCAAGAGAGCTATAAGATCAGTCCCCGTCAACTATTGATGCTCGTCACCCTTGTTACCATTGGGGACTCGGTTCTCGTCCTGCCTGGCATGACGGCTGCACTCGCTAAACAGGATGCGTGGATATCCGTCCTGATCGGGCTTTTGGTGGGACTGCTCAATATTGTCTTACTCATAGCTGTGGGGAAGCTGTATCGGAATCAAAGCTTTTTCACCTTCGTTGATCAAACTGTCGGGAGAGTACTGGGAACCATCATTACACTCTCGTTTATTAGCTATACCTTGTTTTCAGCAGGGGCGCATGTCATGGAGATTGGGGACTTTGTTGGTACGCATCTATTAGTTTCGACTCCAAGATTCGCGATACAGCTATTGTTTGTCATTGTGATTATGTTTGGTGTGCGTTTGGGACTGCAAACAGTCGCAGAATCGGCAGAAATCTATTTTGTCTGGTTCTTTTTCTTTTTTGGGTTACTCATGATTACCCTGCTGCCACAGGCGGAAATGTCGAGAATTCAACCTGTTTTTGAAAATGGGTGGAAGCCTATTTTGCAGGGATCTACTGCGGCATTCGCCTTTCCTTTTTCAGAGCTGGTCATTTTTATGGCAGTTCTTCCGTTTGTCTCGCCCATCCAAAAACGGATGAGAGCTTTTTTTCTGGGGACGTTGCTAGGGGGAATTGTGCTGTTAATCATCATGGTGATGTGCATCCTTGTTTTGGGGGCAGATCAGACTGCGCGGCATTTTTATCCGACCTATGTTCTCATCAAACAGCTGAAGCTCGGGGATTTCATTCAGCGGCTGGAGGCAATTATCGCGGTGATCTGGTTTATCGCGGTGAGCGTCAAAATTACGCTGTACTGCCTGTTTTTTCATTTGGGAATCCGTCATGTCTTTCGAATCGACAACTTCAAGGTTCTAATCCTTCCGTACATCGTTTTGCTCATGGTGATGTCTACGATTTTCTCGCCCAATATCGTCGTCTTTGGGGACATCATTGCGAAGTACTGGCCGTTCTATGATTTTACCTATAGCATCATTGTACCGTTGGTGCTGTTATGCGGAGATCTAATTCGGAAAAAATGGCTGAATCAAAACTGA
- a CDS encoding acetamidase/formamidase family protein: MYRVKKQDVIYAMSPENRPVLKVEAGSTVTFETCDCFEDQIQSADTVFQELDWNRINPASGPIYIEGTEPGDILVVHIQKIEIKNQGVMVTGPELGVMGFALQENVIKMIPIQDGKAVLSDKLQVPINPMIGVIGTAPAKETISCGTPGDHGGNMDCKQMREGTTLLLPVNVPGALFALGDLHAAMADGEVAVCGVEIAGEVTVKLDVIKGKQWPLPMAVNQEHLITIASEKELDKAADRAVINMVQFLHEELGVEKAEATFLLSAAGDLRICQVVDPLKTARMELPLAYATAVGFDSKIVGR; the protein is encoded by the coding sequence ATGTATAGAGTAAAAAAGCAGGATGTGATTTATGCCATGTCTCCTGAGAATCGGCCGGTCTTGAAGGTGGAAGCAGGCAGTACCGTAACGTTTGAAACCTGCGATTGCTTCGAGGACCAAATCCAATCGGCTGACACCGTGTTTCAAGAGCTTGATTGGAATCGGATCAACCCTGCTTCCGGCCCTATTTATATAGAAGGAACAGAACCAGGCGATATTTTGGTTGTTCATATTCAGAAAATTGAGATTAAAAATCAAGGCGTAATGGTTACTGGGCCAGAACTGGGTGTAATGGGATTCGCCCTGCAAGAAAATGTGATCAAAATGATACCGATACAAGATGGAAAAGCTGTCTTGTCAGACAAGCTTCAAGTTCCGATCAATCCCATGATTGGCGTAATTGGAACAGCTCCTGCCAAAGAAACCATTTCATGCGGTACGCCTGGCGATCACGGCGGCAACATGGACTGCAAGCAAATGCGGGAAGGTACTACATTGCTTTTACCCGTAAATGTTCCTGGCGCATTATTTGCCCTGGGTGACCTCCATGCTGCAATGGCTGACGGTGAAGTAGCTGTATGTGGTGTGGAAATCGCAGGGGAAGTAACCGTAAAGCTCGATGTGATAAAAGGAAAACAGTGGCCGTTACCGATGGCAGTCAACCAAGAGCACCTGATCACGATTGCGTCGGAAAAAGAGCTGGACAAGGCTGCGGATCGAGCGGTCATCAACATGGTACAATTTCTACACGAAGAGCTGGGCGTAGAAAAGGCCGAAGCCACCTTCCTGCTCTCCGCTGCGGGCGATTTGCGTATCTGTCAGGTCGTCGATCCCTTAAAGACAGCCCGCATGGAGCTGCCTCTTGCATACGCAACCGCAGTAGGCTTTGATTCGAAAATAGTCGGTAGATAA